The Ralstonia pickettii DTP0602 genome segment GGCAATGTACTGCTTGCCGCCGACGGTATAGGACACTGGCGGTGAATTGACGCCGGCTCCGCACTGGAACTGCCACAGCATCTTGCCGTTGGCCGCATCAAACGCCTTGAACAGGCCGTTGCCTTCGCCAGTGAAGACCAGCCCGCCGGCCGTAGCCAGCACGCCGCCGATCAGCGGCTGCTCGGTCTTGTAGTCCCATGCCACCTTGCCGCTATCGATATTGACCGCCGAGAGCTTGCCCCACTGCTGCTCGCCCGGGATGACTTTGAAGGCGCCGCCCAGCCAAAGCTTGCCGCCCGGGTAGGGCACGTCTTCCACCTGGTAGGTCATCGGCTGATGCAGGTTGGCGGCATAGGCAAGCCGCATCCTGGGGTTGAACGCCATCGGCGACCATTCCACGCCGCCGTTTGCGCCCGGCAGCATGCGCGCGCCTTGTGGGGTGGGCAGGGCCCACATGTTCTCCTGCGGGATCATCGCCTGCGAATAGCGGATCAGGCGGCCGTCGCGGCGGTCGTGCACATAGACGTGCCCGGTCTTGCCGCCGTGGATGACGCCCGGGATCATCTGGCCTTTTTCATCGCGCACGTCGACCAGGATCGCCGGGCTGGCTGCATCCAGGTCCCACACGTCATGGGCGATATATTGCGAGTGCCACTTGTAGGCGCCGGTGTTCAGGTCGACCGCGACCAGCGAATCGGTGTACAGGTTGTCTCCGGGACGGATCGCGCCGTACAGGTCCGGGGACGGATTACCCACCAGGAAGATCGCCAGCTTGTTGGCACGGTCGACGGCCGGGGCCATCCACACACCGCCACCAAGTGTCTTGTAGAAGTCGCCGCCCTTGTCGGCCAGCATCTTCTTCTCTGCGGCGATGTCGCGCTTCATGTCGCGCCCGGTGGCGTCCTTGGTGGCCCATACGCCTTCATGGCCCTTCTCGGGGATGGTGTGGAAGGTCCACAGCAGCTTGCCGTCGGTGGCGCTGTACGCCTTGACGAAGCCGCGGATGCCGTACTCGCCGCCATTGGTGCCGATCAGGATCTTGTCGTCGACGACCACCGGCGCCATGGTCTCGGAGTAGCCGAGTTCGGGGTCCGCGATCTGCGTTTCCCACAGCAACTTGCCGGTCCTGGCGTCAAGCGCGACCAGCTTGGCGTCGAGCGTGCCCATGTAGAGACGATCGCCACTGATTGCGACGCCACGGTTGTTGGGCCCACAGCAGAACGTGGTGACCGGTCCCATCTTGTGCTTGTAGTGCCAGAACTCCTTGCCCGTCACTGCGTCGATGGCATAGATGTGGTTGTAGGAAGTCGTCAGGAACATGACCCCGTTGACGACGATCGGCGCGGTCTCCATGGACTCCATCACTGCCGTCTGGAAGACGAAGGCGGGCCGCAGCCTGGCGACGTTCTTTGTGTTGATCTGCGCCGCCGGGTAGAAGCGCGTCTGCACGTACGACCCGTTGGAGTGCAGCCAGTCGTTGCCATTGGTGCCCGCGGCATCGAGCTGCGCCTGCGTGACCGGCCGCAGTGCACTGGACATCGGCGCACCGGGCGTAGTCGCACCGCCCTGGATTTCCTCGGCGCCGAGCGCGGCGGAAGCAGTGAAGGCAAGGACCAGCAGGGGGAGGGCGTGCCTGGAGAGGCGAGGGACTGAGAGCATGGGGCGCTCCTTATTCGAGTCTTGTCGACCTGGCCGCTTGGGTGAGCGAAACGCACAAGTCGATGCGCATCGTTGCGACGCAAAGCAGGTCCTGCCGCGCGTCGAAGTGGCCCGAGGTGAAGTGCAGTATAGGCAAGAACCCAAGCAAAACAACCAGCACACCAGGCGCGGTTTGCAGGCTGCGGGGGCACCGTTGAAGCGGTGCGTTGCAGCATGAAAAGGCGGCTTGAATTTGTGCTTCGCGCGCACCAAACTTAGCGGGCGGGCCAGCAGAGGCGGCCGGGAACGGCCTTGCAGTGCGGTACCC includes the following:
- a CDS encoding quinoprotein ethanol dehydrogenase (K00119: E1.1.99.-; [EC:1.1.99.-]), with product MLSVPRLSRHALPLLVLAFTASAALGAEEIQGGATTPGAPMSSALRPVTQAQLDAAGTNGNDWLHSNGSYVQTRFYPAAQINTKNVARLRPAFVFQTAVMESMETAPIVVNGVMFLTTSYNHIYAIDAVTGKEFWHYKHKMGPVTTFCCGPNNRGVAISGDRLYMGTLDAKLVALDARTGKLLWETQIADPELGYSETMAPVVVDDKILIGTNGGEYGIRGFVKAYSATDGKLLWTFHTIPEKGHEGVWATKDATGRDMKRDIAAEKKMLADKGGDFYKTLGGGVWMAPAVDRANKLAIFLVGNPSPDLYGAIRPGDNLYTDSLVAVDLNTGAYKWHSQYIAHDVWDLDAASPAILVDVRDEKGQMIPGVIHGGKTGHVYVHDRRDGRLIRYSQAMIPQENMWALPTPQGARMLPGANGGVEWSPMAFNPRMRLAYAANLHQPMTYQVEDVPYPGGKLWLGGAFKVIPGEQQWGKLSAVNIDSGKVAWDYKTEQPLIGGVLATAGGLVFTGEGNGLFKAFDAANGKMLWQFQCGAGVNSPPVSYTVGGKQYIAVAAGGNTQLDFKRGNSIFVFALP